Part of the Vigna unguiculata cultivar IT97K-499-35 chromosome 3, ASM411807v1, whole genome shotgun sequence genome, tgaaaaaatgttagCTTagctttaattaaaaaaaggccacttcatttttaccatttcCTGCACAATAttagaaaacagaaaacaaaacgaAAATGCGGTAatattttggtaattaaaaacaaaatacaagcaatgaaaacataacattaagaaaaaaatactgTTCCTAAATTTTCTGGTTCCACTGACTTGTAAACAGACCGTAAATTGCACGTTAACATATTGCAAATCTAATGAACATGTATACCTTGCTCAATCACAGCGAGAATTCCATCCTCGGAGCAGATCATGGAAGGTAAGATCCTGGTTGATGAAGTGTTTGATTTTATGCAACGGTCATACTGAACCTCCCAAACCTCACTTTCAGATACTGAATGGACCATAGTGTTGCCGGCCCCAGTTCCAGCCCCTGCACCAGAAAGTATAATTGGTTGTTGCTGCCACCTAAGATCCCAGGCAAAAACAGTACCCAAGGAGCCACCAGCCTGAGCATATATTATAATCCCAGATATGTCAGCAGCATGCAAGAAAAAGTATTAAGCAACTCTATGGTTCCAAACCACCAGTTTGATTTATTAAAATCTGATAAAAAATCAACTATCATTCATTCTATTATTCATTTATGTCAGAGCAGTTGTTAATGCAGAAGTGAGACAGATAACAGCTCCCATAATGTCATTAAACCACCCCTAAATTTTGTTAGATCGCAGATAAAGCACATTAACAACACATCATAGAAGAGCATTTTAGTTCTCTCGGCATTATGCAACATTCATAATTCAACTTTAGCTGGGTAATAATACTTCTATTCATTCAACTAGTAGTCTACTGCTGAGCATAAAGAAGTAACAGCATCAGCCATCGAAtgggaaaataataaaatctaaaaaccTAAACAACGCTCCCAGCTCTTTGCATGAACATTCACAAAGAGGCATGTATTTGTTATGTTATGATCAAATCCACAAAATAACAAGTGGAATACACGCATCTTACCAGACAGGTGTGCTTTCGGGACGGATGAATGTCAATGGAGTGCACAATCCCTGAACTCAATTTTTTATCCCTGCAAACATAATTATATGGCAACCATCAAGTAGATTTCTAACACAGCCATAAATTTCTAGATGTAAAGCATTTGGAGGGAGACATGGCATCCATTTCAAATCACTGATGAAATAAATGCGCTTTCACGGCCGTAACATTTTTCTCTTACCAGTTACCCTTAAAATTAGAAACCGGTCCTCCCGGTTTCCGTTGGTCCCACCACTGAAGGCTGAAGCCGTACCCACCGGTAGCAAACTCCACCGACGAGGCCCACCTGGCCGCCGTGTAAGACACCAGGCCGCCGCTATCAAACAACCTACGGCAACTCAAATTCGACTCCCCAACACCAACCAAGTTGACCTTCCCATCCTCCCCGACGGTGACGCACTCGACGCCACCATCCATTAAGTCGACGGAAGAAGCGGGGACTGAATGAAGCGTACCCTCGGGAAGCGATACCTCGGAGTCGAACGAGGCGTCCGAGGAATCCGCGAAGAGGAAGTGAAGAGAGCCGGCGGCGGTGGAAGCGACAATGAGGGGCTTCTGGAGGAAGAGCGAGGTCTTGAGAGAGGAAATGCGGGACGGCGAGGACCACGAGAATTGGGGTTGGAGGGAGAAGGGGTTTGAGGCGAGAGAGTGGATTTGGATAGATGAAGCATCGGAATCAAAATCAAATAGAGCAAGAACTGCAAATCGATCTAATGGAGATAATTGAGGAAGCCAACGAACTGCGTCTACGTATTGGTATTGCGGAAACTTGTGTATTGCCGTAGCTGCCATTGCCAGGGTTTCTCTGCAACTGCAACAACTACACGCAGGGTTCAAAACCCCAACGGTGACAAATTGTTTTATGACCTGTGTATCCTTCGGTGTTTAGTTTTCTTCTATGAGAAatgaatattttagttttagacaaaaattaagaaatatgattgatattttatattttttataaaatctactatgtaatttgttatatatttttagcttttatattaaatatttctttcatttatattttactcCTTTTAATAAATGGTTCTTgacctaaaaaatatttaatattttgttattttgtagaataacaattaaaataaaataacatgagaAAAcgaattttacaaatttgactttttcatcGTTTCATAACTCAAAGGCTTAAATACCATTTTAGTcatcattttcgtagtgtttgttgcggatggttctcattttaacaaaatgttttaaatggtcctcatttttgtaccgaatgtttaaaatggtcatcattttcataatttgtgttttatttggtccttttctgtaacgtcaTTTAAATCATTACCAACATTGTACAGGTGACACAGTTTGTATTAGGATGTGTTACGTGTACGGTACATATgactaattaatgttaatttttcaatttaggggaaatttgcaattagggaaatttcttcatctttccCGTCAATGGTGAAGTCTTATGGGAAAGAACTCCCTACCCTGACGTCCATCCACCATATAAGAGGATCTTACCAGGAagatccaagaaaaaaaaaagttggaaGAGTGGGAGTTAAGAAAGGATAACACAccaatcagcaaaggaggtcatagaaaaaaatgtagcatatgcCATCAGATTGGACATAACAAAAACAATTGCCCAGATAAGCCTGTGGATGAGCAGGCAACACCTGCTGAGACGACGCCAGATGCCCAAACGGCTaagaatgcaccaactgctgaaactgttgagaatgcaccaattgctgaaactcaaacaactcaaccaccaaggaatgaagtggagagtcaagcagcaccactaccaacaccagaagaactatctcagcagtttaggatgaaattgCAAATTAGAAGGAGGCCATGATAGCAACTACAAACGTCTTacttattttttggaatttctgatgtaaaattcattattaatgtattgcattttgactttccttacacttcgttcaatttcacttttgccaaacatgtagtgcattttgatgaggatgaattaatgttatgaatttaacttcttccagacttagatcaatttaatttttctcaagcttagatcaatatcacttactttAATGCTCATATTAAGATGttattttgaacatgttgggactaatatcaacataatcaaactaatttatttcttcatttaacaatagtataAAACAGTtcggactttaaaagattacacacaataacaatacgaataatacaataacgaCACAAGTGAACTCTATTACTAATTGCAAcctcttctcagcaaccttcagtgacttctccaaatcattaatctgtctcatttgtgtcatgatgatgacatcttTTTCATCAACACCCCCCATTTAAAAAAGTTGCAgtccacattattggaaccaccactctgtaaatcaataaaccaaaacttaaaaccaatttattattaacacaaaaataaaaaacagattgtacccagaattttctaccaatattctttggaattcttgccatcctcaaagTTGTCATCACTCCGCAACTACAAATCAGGGTTAATcaatttctcgttgaaccaccaacagtgcacgaagtgatacaacacggttgccttCAACAATTACAACccgaggtaaaggaagaagattgtgACCGTAACATatctatataatgggattgcaggaagaagaagattgcaacaACGCCAATTgagaatggaggaacaagattgtcaaaacttaccaactgcccaaacattccttaccaaaatcatagctcacttatttatccctaAATATCtacaactgcccaaacattccctaccaaaaccctagctcacttatttatccctaaatatctaattaccacacatGTAAagacagtacacgtaacacaccctaatacaaaccgtgccatCTGTACAATGttccattaatgatttaaacggcgttacagaaaataaccaaataaaacatgaattgtgaAAAttaggaccattttaaacattctgtaaaaatgaggaccattttaaacattctgtcaaaatgaggaccattttaaacattctgtcaaaatgaggactatccgcaacaaacactacgaaaatgaggaccaaaaaggtatttaagcctaacttAAAACTACTGTAAAGAaacatttacaaaaaataattacattataaTAGATGAGAAAACAATTAAGCAATTTGTGAAGGATAGAATAAacgattaaatatatttttggttacttatgttttttttgttacttaagtttcagtaaaatttggaattagtctatccttaaaattttgattaatttagtcattcatttttaaaaatacgtaaatttagttcttttaattaaattttgttaagtttatttgacattttaaacgcgttttatgataatatttgatttaacattgaagcgaagaTGTGTCAAataatgtaaacaattcaaatattatcataaaacgcgtttaaaatgtcaaataaacttaacaaactttggtaaaaatgactaaattcacgcattgcATTTCTatagataaatgactaaattagcataaagtttaaaaagaaatttactAAAACTCGAATATCAAAGAGATATTTAACCATGATTaactaatattataaaataaaagtaaaaaataggaTAACTTTTTCTGcatcaaataaaatgaaaaaaactaaaaataattatcacttcctctaaaaaaacaaaaattgtattCAATGCGATTGGTGTAGTTTGGTTCTCCCAAATGAAAATTACGAGGTTACCCTTTGTGTTTAGGTGACTTATTAAACTCAGATAACTTACTGTGAAAGGCCGTAGATAAGAGGAAATGGTAGGCACTGGAATGAGGTGTGGAGTTTTGGGACTCAATTACTGTGTTCCTGTGAGAAAATTTGGAAGAAGGTTTGGAACAACGCTGGCTAGAAGGAAGGATTTTGAGGAGAATGATAAGATCCAACAGCG contains:
- the LOC114176303 gene encoding nuclear pore complex protein NUP43 encodes the protein MAATAIHKFPQYQYVDAVRWLPQLSPLDRFAVLALFDFDSDASSIQIHSLASNPFSLQPQFSWSSPSRISSLKTSLFLQKPLIVASTAAGSLHFLFADSSDASFDSEVSLPEGTLHSVPASSVDLMDGGVECVTVGEDGKVNLVGVGESNLSCRRLFDSGGLVSYTAARWASSVEFATGGYGFSLQWWDQRKPGGPVSNFKGNWDKKLSSGIVHSIDIHPSRKHTCLAGGSLGTVFAWDLRWQQQPIILSGAGAGTGAGNTMVHSVSESEVWEVQYDRCIKSNTSSTRILPSMICSEDGILAVIEQGEEPVELLAEACAINSFDIDRHNPSDVICSLEWEAVAILTRQ